The Nostoc sp. 'Lobaria pulmonaria (5183) cyanobiont' DNA window TTTGAATTACATTTAAGAGCTATTTTAGACTTGCCAATTCCTCATATAGAGCAGCTAAGAGCCTCAGCCAGTGCGGTAATTTTAGCCTCAGAAAAATCTGATTCTATTGCTTTTGGTGGTGTAGCCGATGCTTTGTCAGAAAAAGATGTAGATATTAAATTATTTGGTAAACCTAATGCTCATCCATATCGGCGAATGGGCGTAGCTTTGGCGAAGGGTGTGAATGTCCAAGAGGCTAGGCAAAAAGCTACTATAGCCGCAAGTAAAATTAAAATTATCTAATTACCGTAGGGATACACGGTTGTGCGTCCCTACCAATATCTATTTTGAACTGTTATCTCGTAGCACTATTAGGCAAATTAACCGCAGCAACTGGATTTGTCTGATTCAGATAATTGTAAACAAGTTGGGAAACTTGACGAATAAAGTCTCTCCCCCTAGTGTCTTTATAGGGACGGGTGACGAAAATGGCGGCCAAATAGCGCTTACCATTGGGCATAGTGACAAATCCCGCATCGCCGATGAGAAAGCCGATATCTCCAGTTTTGTTAGCGATAACTGCACCTTTCCCCAAACCAGCGGGAAGCAGTGTATGAATTGTGGTGTGACGCAAAATATCTAAGGCTTGCTCCCGACTTTGTAAAGAAACTAGCTTGTTATTCACAACTAAAGCCAGCACCCTCGCCATATCTTGAGAACTTGTGGTGTTGGTTCCTCTCAAGTCAGCCAAAAGATGCCGAATTACTGTGTCTTTCAGTCCCCAACTACGGAAGCGCTGATTTAGTCGCGCTGCTCCACCTAAGCGATCAATAATCATGTTGGTGGCGGTATTATCGCTAATGGTAATCATCTTAGTGATGGTTTCCAAAGCTGTGTACTTCTTCCCAACTCGCTCATATTGCATACTTCCAGAACCATTGGTAACTAAGTCACGCCGCATAGTCAGGTTTTCCTGAAGGGTGACTTTACCAGCATCTAAATCCTGGAAAAAGGCGATGAGTATTGGCAGTTTGATTGTACTTGCAGCGGGGAAAACGCGATCGCCTCCAATATCCAAATAATCCCCAGTATCCAAATCCAGAAAAAACATTCCTG harbors:
- a CDS encoding serine hydrolase, with amino-acid sequence MLLTHKENIVKFSWLLPSFLSLILFGSTVKANGAMPAAGVAIANWHFDSNRNHLDFTTDENVQPKVQLLTNPTRLVIDLPGVTLGYPQTSQRVGLVIKDIRIEQFNVETTRMVVTLASGYTFDLAQVQLQEESANHWSVQLPKPIQLTATQPQYLEITPSIAPRVNDNSTLFAGVVPMHSPMKALEPQIKVLMSRYSFLKTGMFFLDLDTGDYLDIGGDRVFPAASTIKLPILIAFFQDLDAGKVTLQENLTMRRDLVTNGSGSMQYERVGKKYTALETITKMITISDNTATNMIIDRLGGAARLNQRFRSWGLKDTVIRHLLADLRGTNTTSSQDMARVLALVVNNKLVSLQSREQALDILRHTTIHTLLPAGLGKGAVIANKTGDIGFLIGDAGFVTMPNGKRYLAAIFVTRPYKDTRGRDFIRQVSQLVYNYLNQTNPVAAVNLPNSATR